From the Camarhynchus parvulus chromosome 13, STF_HiC, whole genome shotgun sequence genome, one window contains:
- the PAIP2 gene encoding polyadenylate-binding protein-interacting protein 2, giving the protein MKDPSRSSTSPSIISEDVIINGHSHEDDNPFAEYMWMENEEEFNRQIEEELWEEEFIERCFQEMLEEEEEHEWFIPARDLPQTMDQIQDQFNDLVISDSSSLEDLVVKSNLNPNAKEFVPGVKYLNI; this is encoded by the exons ATGAAGGACCCGAGTCGCAGCAGTACCAGCCCCAGCATCATCAGCGAGGATGTGATCATCAACGGGCACTCCCACGAGGATGACAACCCCTTTGCTGAATACATGTGGATGGAGAACGAGGAGGAGTTTAACAGGCAG ATCGAAGAGGAGTTGTGGGAAGAAGAATTTATCGAGCGCTGTTtccaggagatgctggaagaggaggaggagcatGAGTGGTTTATTCCAGCCCGTGATCTCCCACAAACAATGGATCAAATCCAGGACCAGTTCAATGACCTTGTTATCAGTGACAGCTCATCGCTGGAGGATCTGGTG GTCAAGAGTAACCTGAATCCAAACGCAAAGGAGTTTGTTCCTGGGGTGAAGTACTTAAACATTTGA
- the SLC23A1 gene encoding LOW QUALITY PROTEIN: solute carrier family 23 member 1 (The sequence of the model RefSeq protein was modified relative to this genomic sequence to represent the inferred CDS: inserted 3 bases in 3 codons), with amino-acid sequence MADPGRGCARRFHNPQPMAXPPPAAATARPGTKVLPTAIKPPXAAAAPPGXRRRMGTRSGELAQPQNGNLALGPAGSPHAPGKELPVADRQDPGAGTRPPRPEVDMLYRIEDVPPWYLCILLGFQHYLTCFSGTIAVPFLLAESLCVGKDQLTVSYLIGTIFTCVGITTLIQTTVGIRLPLFQASALAFLVPAKSILALDKWRCPPEEQIYGNWSLPLNTSHIWQPRMREIQGAIIVSSLVEVVIGLLGLPGALLSYIGPLTVTPTVSLIGLSVFQAAGDRAGSHWGISVLTIFLIVLFAQYLRQVAICLPGYRRGHGFVLLRIQIFKMFPIILAIMLVWLICYVLTRTGVFPSRPEEYGYKARTDARGEILSVAPWFRVPYPCQWGLPTVTSAAVLGMFSATLAGIIESIGDYYSCARLAGAPPPPVHAINRGIFTEGISCIIAGLLGTGNGSTSSSPNIGVLGITKVGSRRVIQYGAGIMLLLGTIGKFTALFASLPDPVLGGMFCTLFGMITAVGLSNLQFVDMNSSRNLFVLGFAMFFGLTLPNYLDSHPGAINTGVPELDQILTVLLTTEMFVGGTIAFVLDNTIPGTQEERGLVQWKAGAHSDSSSSASLRSYDFPFGMGAVRSSRWLRNVPICPVFTGFRARPGGGGAAAAEGPDGGSVCTKV; translated from the exons ATGGCTGAtccgggccggggctgcgctcGCCGCTTTCACAACCCCCAGCCAATGG GccctccccccgccgccgccaccgcccggCCGGGGACTAAAGTCCTTCCCACGGCCATAAAACCCC GAGCAGCGGCAGCGCCGCCGG ATCGTCGGAGGATGGGGACCCGCTCGGGAGagctggctcagccccag AATGGGAACTTGGCTCTGGGCCCCGCGGGCTCCCCGCACGcccctgggaaggagctgcctgtggcGGACAGG CAGGACCCCGGGGCGGGCACCAGGCCCCCCCGGCCGGAGGTGGACATGCTCTACAGGATCGAGGACGTGCCCCCCTGGTACCTCTGCATCCTGCTCGGCTTCCAG CACTACCTGACCTGCTTCAGCGGCACCATCGCCGTCCCCTTCCTGCTGGCCGAGAGCCTGTGCGTGGGCAAGGACCAGCTCACCGTCAGCTACCTCATCGGCACCATCTTCACCTGCGTGGGCATCACCACCCTCATCCAGACCACCGTGGGCATCAG GCTGCCGCTCTTCCAGGCCAGCGCCCTGGCCTTCCTCGTCCCCGCCAAGTCCATCCTGGCCCTGGACAAGTGGCGATGCCCACCTGAAG agcaGATCTATGGCAACTGGTCACTGCCGCTCAACACGTCCCACATCTGGCAGCCCCGCATGCGAGAG ATCCAGGGGGCCATCATAGTGTCCAGCCTGGTGGAAGTGGTCATcgggctgctggggctccccGGGGCACTGCTCAGCTACATCGGGCCGCTGACCGTCACCCCCACCGTGTCCCTCATCGGACTCTCCGTTTTCCAGGCGGCCGGTGACCGGGCTGGCTCCCACTGGGGCATCTCTGTGCT GACCATCTTCCTGATTGTCCTGTTTGCCCAGTACCTGCGGCAGGTCGCCATCTGCCTGCCCGGCTACCGGCGGGGCCACGGCTTTGTCCTGCTCCGCATCCAGATCTTCAAGATGTTCCCG ATCATCCTGGCCATCATGCTGGTGTGGCTCATCTGCTACGTGCTGACCCGCACCGGAGTGTTCCCCAGCCGGCCCGAGGAGTACGGCTACAAGGCCAGGACGGACGCCCGCGGGGAGATCCTGTCCGTGGCCCCCTGGTTCCGTGTCCCCTACCCCT GCCAGTGGGGGCTGCCCACGGTGACCTCAGCAGCCGTGCTGGGCATGTTCAGCGCCACGTTGGCGGGCATCATCGAGTCCATCGGGGACTACTACTCCTGTGCCCGGCTGGCAGGAGCGCCGCCGCCCCCTGTGCACGCCATTAACAG GGGCATTTTCACCGAGGGCATCTCCTGCATCATCGCGGGGCTCTTGGGAACGGGCAATGGCTCCACGTCCTCCAGCCCCAACATCGGCGTCCTGGGCATCACCAAG gtggggagcaggagggtgaTCCAGTACGGCGCCGGGATCAtgctcctgctgggcaccaTCGGCAAATTCACGGCGCTCTTCGCCTCCCTGCCCGACCCCGTGCTCGGCGGGATGTTCTGCACCTTATTCG GAATGATCACGGCCGTCGGCCTCTCCAACCTGCAGTTCGTCGACATGAACTCCTCCCGAAACCTCTTCGTGCTGGGCTTTGCCATGTTTTTCGGGCTGACGCTGCCAAACTACCTGGATTCCCACCCCGGGGCCATTAACACAG GTGTCCCCGAGCTGGACCAGATCCTTACGGTGCTGCTGACCACAGAGATGTTCGTCGGGGGCACCATCGCCTTCGTCCTGGACAACACCATCCCGG GCACGCAGGAGGAACGAGGGCTGGTGCAGTGGAAGGCAGGAGCGCACTCGGACAGCTCGAGCAGCGCCAGCCTGAGGAGCTACGACTTCCCCTTCGGCATGGGCGCGGTGCGGAGCAGCCGCTGGCTCCGGAACGTGCCCATCTGCCCGGTGTTCACCGGGTTCAGGGCccggccgggcggcggcggcgcggcggccgcAGAGGGCCCGGACGGGGGCTCGGTGTGCACCAAGGTCTGA